A genomic stretch from Microtus pennsylvanicus isolate mMicPen1 chromosome 11, mMicPen1.hap1, whole genome shotgun sequence includes:
- the Znf286a gene encoding zinc finger protein 286A isoform X2: MDLVEVPQKGALSSQDSLLSHEKSAEGELATLRLTAKSQETMTFKDVAMDFTPEEWGKLDPAHRDVMLENYRNLVSLWLPVSKPDNYNLDDGKELLKLEKKPPKGSHSDVEVRPESKDSTSVQEFSTEESSQVTRAKKRTGNPVSDCTLETAHDGEHWLERQQGSREKDLGQMFIHLNSLPVEKHREQDICWENDSQKSLLMTEERVPQGPYDFQTLGKRLKQKSGLMKKQRAPKEKKPHKCGDCGELFTYHSVLIRHQRVHTGEKPYTCGECAKSFSHRANLTKHQRTHTRILFECRECKKTFLESSSLAVHQRVHVGERPYECSECGKGFNRSTHLAQHQLIHTGVKPYECNECDKAFIHSSALIKHQRTHTGEKPYKCQECGKAFSHCSSLTKHQRVHTGEKPYECSECGKTFSQSTHLVQHQRIHTGEKPYGCHECGKTFSRSSNFAKHQRIHVGKKPYKCGECGKAFIHSSALIQHQRTHTAERPFRCNECGKSFKCRSSLIRHQRVHTEEQPGKLTDR; this comes from the exons GAAACCATGACGTTCAAGGATGTGGCCATGGACTTTACACCAGAGGAGTGGGGAAAACTGGATCCTGCCCACAGGGACGTGATGCTGGAGAACTACAGGAACCTGGTCTCGCTTT GGCTTCCCGTTTCCAAGCCTGATAACTATAATTTGGATGATGGAAAAGAACTGTTGAAGCTTGAGAAAAAACCTCCCAAAGGCAGTCACTCAG ATGTGGAAGTTAGACCTGAAAGCAAGGATTCAACTTCAGTGCAAGAGTTTTCCACAGAAGAATCAAGCCAGGTTACAAGAGCAAAAAAGCGGACAGGAAATCCCGTTTCTGACTGCACCTTGGAAACGGCTCATGATGGAGAACACTGGCTAGAGCGTCAGCAAGGGAGCCGGGAAAAGGACTTAGGACAAATGTTCATTCACCTGAACTCACTTCCTGTGGAGAAGCATCGCGAACAGGATATCTGTTGGGAAAATGACAGTCAGAAGTCTCTCCTGATGACCGAGGAGAGAGTTCCCCAAGGGCCCTATGACTTTCAGACGCTTGGGAAAAGACTGAAGCAGAAATCAGGCTTAATGAAAAAGCAGAGAGCTCCTAAGGAGAAGAAGCCTCATAAGTGCGGTGACTGTGGTGAGCTCTTCACGTACCACTCCGTCCTCATTCGACACCAGCGCGTTCACACTGGGGAGAAACCCTACACCTGCGGTGAGTGTGCCAAGTCCTTTAGCCACAGAGCCAATCTAACTAAGCACCAGAGAACTCACACCAGAATTCTCTTCGAGTGCCGTGAATGCAAGAAAACCTTCCTGGAAAGCTCATCCCTCGCTGTCCATCAGCGAGTTCACGTTGGAGAGAGACCGTATGAGTGCAGCGAGTGCGGGAAAGGTTTTAACCGGAGCACACACCTCGCCCAGCATCAGCTGATTCACACTGGGgtgaagccctatgaatgtaacgaATGCGATAAAGCTTTCATTCATTCGTCAGCACTCATCAAACAtcaaagaactcatactggagagaagccctataaGTGTCaggagtgtgggaaagcctttagTCACTGCTCCTCCCTTACGAAGCACCAGAGAGTTCACACCGGAGAAAAGCCCTACGAGTGTAGCGAGTGTGGGAAAACCTTCAGTCAGAGCACGCACCTCGTTCAGCACCAGAGAATTCACACTGGGGAGAAGCCCTATGGATGTCATGAGTGTGGGAAAACCTTTAGCAGGAGCTCAAATTTTGCCAAGCATCAAAGAATTCATGTTGGAAAGAAGCCCTACAAGTGCGGAGAGTGCGGGAAAGCCTTCATTCATTCGTCAGCTCTTATTCAGCACCAGAGGACTCACACTGCAGAGAGACCTTTTAGATGTAACGAATGTGGGAAGAGCTTTAAGTGCAGGTCATCCCTCATCCGACATCAAAGAGTTCACACTGAAGAGCAACCCGGAAAACTTACTGACCGTTAA
- the Znf286a gene encoding zinc finger protein 286A isoform X1, translated as MKGILDCSLSSEMGLDPVTAGCLPLALSSQDSLLSHEKSAEGELATLRLTAKSQETMTFKDVAMDFTPEEWGKLDPAHRDVMLENYRNLVSLWLPVSKPDNYNLDDGKELLKLEKKPPKGSHSDVEVRPESKDSTSVQEFSTEESSQVTRAKKRTGNPVSDCTLETAHDGEHWLERQQGSREKDLGQMFIHLNSLPVEKHREQDICWENDSQKSLLMTEERVPQGPYDFQTLGKRLKQKSGLMKKQRAPKEKKPHKCGDCGELFTYHSVLIRHQRVHTGEKPYTCGECAKSFSHRANLTKHQRTHTRILFECRECKKTFLESSSLAVHQRVHVGERPYECSECGKGFNRSTHLAQHQLIHTGVKPYECNECDKAFIHSSALIKHQRTHTGEKPYKCQECGKAFSHCSSLTKHQRVHTGEKPYECSECGKTFSQSTHLVQHQRIHTGEKPYGCHECGKTFSRSSNFAKHQRIHVGKKPYKCGECGKAFIHSSALIQHQRTHTAERPFRCNECGKSFKCRSSLIRHQRVHTEEQPGKLTDR; from the exons GAAACCATGACGTTCAAGGATGTGGCCATGGACTTTACACCAGAGGAGTGGGGAAAACTGGATCCTGCCCACAGGGACGTGATGCTGGAGAACTACAGGAACCTGGTCTCGCTTT GGCTTCCCGTTTCCAAGCCTGATAACTATAATTTGGATGATGGAAAAGAACTGTTGAAGCTTGAGAAAAAACCTCCCAAAGGCAGTCACTCAG ATGTGGAAGTTAGACCTGAAAGCAAGGATTCAACTTCAGTGCAAGAGTTTTCCACAGAAGAATCAAGCCAGGTTACAAGAGCAAAAAAGCGGACAGGAAATCCCGTTTCTGACTGCACCTTGGAAACGGCTCATGATGGAGAACACTGGCTAGAGCGTCAGCAAGGGAGCCGGGAAAAGGACTTAGGACAAATGTTCATTCACCTGAACTCACTTCCTGTGGAGAAGCATCGCGAACAGGATATCTGTTGGGAAAATGACAGTCAGAAGTCTCTCCTGATGACCGAGGAGAGAGTTCCCCAAGGGCCCTATGACTTTCAGACGCTTGGGAAAAGACTGAAGCAGAAATCAGGCTTAATGAAAAAGCAGAGAGCTCCTAAGGAGAAGAAGCCTCATAAGTGCGGTGACTGTGGTGAGCTCTTCACGTACCACTCCGTCCTCATTCGACACCAGCGCGTTCACACTGGGGAGAAACCCTACACCTGCGGTGAGTGTGCCAAGTCCTTTAGCCACAGAGCCAATCTAACTAAGCACCAGAGAACTCACACCAGAATTCTCTTCGAGTGCCGTGAATGCAAGAAAACCTTCCTGGAAAGCTCATCCCTCGCTGTCCATCAGCGAGTTCACGTTGGAGAGAGACCGTATGAGTGCAGCGAGTGCGGGAAAGGTTTTAACCGGAGCACACACCTCGCCCAGCATCAGCTGATTCACACTGGGgtgaagccctatgaatgtaacgaATGCGATAAAGCTTTCATTCATTCGTCAGCACTCATCAAACAtcaaagaactcatactggagagaagccctataaGTGTCaggagtgtgggaaagcctttagTCACTGCTCCTCCCTTACGAAGCACCAGAGAGTTCACACCGGAGAAAAGCCCTACGAGTGTAGCGAGTGTGGGAAAACCTTCAGTCAGAGCACGCACCTCGTTCAGCACCAGAGAATTCACACTGGGGAGAAGCCCTATGGATGTCATGAGTGTGGGAAAACCTTTAGCAGGAGCTCAAATTTTGCCAAGCATCAAAGAATTCATGTTGGAAAGAAGCCCTACAAGTGCGGAGAGTGCGGGAAAGCCTTCATTCATTCGTCAGCTCTTATTCAGCACCAGAGGACTCACACTGCAGAGAGACCTTTTAGATGTAACGAATGTGGGAAGAGCTTTAAGTGCAGGTCATCCCTCATCCGACATCAAAGAGTTCACACTGAAGAGCAACCCGGAAAACTTACTGACCGTTAA
- the Znf286a gene encoding zinc finger protein 286A isoform X3, giving the protein MTFKDVAMDFTPEEWGKLDPAHRDVMLENYRNLVSLWLPVSKPDNYNLDDGKELLKLEKKPPKGSHSDVEVRPESKDSTSVQEFSTEESSQVTRAKKRTGNPVSDCTLETAHDGEHWLERQQGSREKDLGQMFIHLNSLPVEKHREQDICWENDSQKSLLMTEERVPQGPYDFQTLGKRLKQKSGLMKKQRAPKEKKPHKCGDCGELFTYHSVLIRHQRVHTGEKPYTCGECAKSFSHRANLTKHQRTHTRILFECRECKKTFLESSSLAVHQRVHVGERPYECSECGKGFNRSTHLAQHQLIHTGVKPYECNECDKAFIHSSALIKHQRTHTGEKPYKCQECGKAFSHCSSLTKHQRVHTGEKPYECSECGKTFSQSTHLVQHQRIHTGEKPYGCHECGKTFSRSSNFAKHQRIHVGKKPYKCGECGKAFIHSSALIQHQRTHTAERPFRCNECGKSFKCRSSLIRHQRVHTEEQPGKLTDR; this is encoded by the exons ATGACGTTCAAGGATGTGGCCATGGACTTTACACCAGAGGAGTGGGGAAAACTGGATCCTGCCCACAGGGACGTGATGCTGGAGAACTACAGGAACCTGGTCTCGCTTT GGCTTCCCGTTTCCAAGCCTGATAACTATAATTTGGATGATGGAAAAGAACTGTTGAAGCTTGAGAAAAAACCTCCCAAAGGCAGTCACTCAG ATGTGGAAGTTAGACCTGAAAGCAAGGATTCAACTTCAGTGCAAGAGTTTTCCACAGAAGAATCAAGCCAGGTTACAAGAGCAAAAAAGCGGACAGGAAATCCCGTTTCTGACTGCACCTTGGAAACGGCTCATGATGGAGAACACTGGCTAGAGCGTCAGCAAGGGAGCCGGGAAAAGGACTTAGGACAAATGTTCATTCACCTGAACTCACTTCCTGTGGAGAAGCATCGCGAACAGGATATCTGTTGGGAAAATGACAGTCAGAAGTCTCTCCTGATGACCGAGGAGAGAGTTCCCCAAGGGCCCTATGACTTTCAGACGCTTGGGAAAAGACTGAAGCAGAAATCAGGCTTAATGAAAAAGCAGAGAGCTCCTAAGGAGAAGAAGCCTCATAAGTGCGGTGACTGTGGTGAGCTCTTCACGTACCACTCCGTCCTCATTCGACACCAGCGCGTTCACACTGGGGAGAAACCCTACACCTGCGGTGAGTGTGCCAAGTCCTTTAGCCACAGAGCCAATCTAACTAAGCACCAGAGAACTCACACCAGAATTCTCTTCGAGTGCCGTGAATGCAAGAAAACCTTCCTGGAAAGCTCATCCCTCGCTGTCCATCAGCGAGTTCACGTTGGAGAGAGACCGTATGAGTGCAGCGAGTGCGGGAAAGGTTTTAACCGGAGCACACACCTCGCCCAGCATCAGCTGATTCACACTGGGgtgaagccctatgaatgtaacgaATGCGATAAAGCTTTCATTCATTCGTCAGCACTCATCAAACAtcaaagaactcatactggagagaagccctataaGTGTCaggagtgtgggaaagcctttagTCACTGCTCCTCCCTTACGAAGCACCAGAGAGTTCACACCGGAGAAAAGCCCTACGAGTGTAGCGAGTGTGGGAAAACCTTCAGTCAGAGCACGCACCTCGTTCAGCACCAGAGAATTCACACTGGGGAGAAGCCCTATGGATGTCATGAGTGTGGGAAAACCTTTAGCAGGAGCTCAAATTTTGCCAAGCATCAAAGAATTCATGTTGGAAAGAAGCCCTACAAGTGCGGAGAGTGCGGGAAAGCCTTCATTCATTCGTCAGCTCTTATTCAGCACCAGAGGACTCACACTGCAGAGAGACCTTTTAGATGTAACGAATGTGGGAAGAGCTTTAAGTGCAGGTCATCCCTCATCCGACATCAAAGAGTTCACACTGAAGAGCAACCCGGAAAACTTACTGACCGTTAA